The following are from one region of the Capsicum annuum cultivar UCD-10X-F1 chromosome 1, UCD10Xv1.1, whole genome shotgun sequence genome:
- the LOC107839997 gene encoding probable carboxylesterase 2 translates to MALHFPPHLHFPLLFLITICLCMNSTFAEKALNLYPFFQVYANGTVHRYEEIKFVPPSNNPKTGVQSKDVAILPQKDVSARLYLPKISRKNQKFPLLFYIHGGGFCIQSAFSPLYDSYLHKLTAQANVLVVSINYRLAPEHPIPACYDDSWDVMNWAARGKEPWLKQHANFSRVFLAGDSAGANIANNIMIRASKESHFVLSPVGMALVDPYFGNGKPDALWTYLCPKTNGIDDPRFNPAAHPKILSKLKCSKIYVFTAGKDYLRDRAWTYYETMKKIGWKGELRIKETEGEGHVFHLFNPTSEKAKDLMNTLVHFLGCSMIRHGNYVNSESRVSEFRITVIIFINVLAFLIAYA, encoded by the coding sequence ATGGCACTACATTTTCCCCCTCATCttcattttcctttattatttctAATCACTATCTGCCTATGTATGAATTCCACCTTTGCAGAAAAAGCTCTGAATTTGTATCCattttttcaagtttatgctaaTGGAACTGTTCATAGGTATGAAGAGATCAAGTTTGTCCCTCCATCAAACAATCCCAAGACAGGAGTTCAATCCAAAGACGTTGCAATTTTGCCTCAAAAAGACGTATCAGCACGACTTTACCTGCCCAAAATCAGTAGAAAAAATCAGAaatttcctcttcttttttaCATCCATGGGGGAGGCTTTTGCATACAGTCAGCATTTTCTCCCCTGTATGATAGTTACCTCCACAAGCTAACAGCTCAGGCAAATGTATTGGTCGTATCAATTAATTACAGACTAGCTCCAGAGCATCCAATTCCAGCATGTTATGATGATTCATGGGATGTAATGAATTGGGCTGCACGAGGGAAAGAGCCCTGGCTTAAACAACATGCCAATTTTTCTCGTGTTTTCTTAGCTGGTGATAGCGCTGGAGCTAATATTGCTAACAACATCATGATTCGTGCAAGTAAGGAAAGTCATTTTGTCCTGTCACCAGTGGGGATGGCACTAGTGGATCCATATTTCGGTAATGGTAAGCCTGATGCCTTATGGACGTATTTATGCCCGAAAACTAACGGGATTGATGATCCAAGATTCAATCCAGCAGCTCATCCGAAGATTCTGTCGAAATTGAAATGctccaagatttatgtttttACTGCTGGTAAAGATTATTTGAGGGACAGAGCTTGGACTTATTACGAAACAATGAAGAAAATTGGGTGGAAAGGTGAATTGAGGATAAAAGAAACAGAAGGGGAGGGACATGTCTTCCATTTATTTAATCCAACTTCTGAGAAAGCCAAGGACTTGATGAATACTCTGGTCCACTTCTTGGGTTGTTCTATGATAAGACATGGTAATTATGTCAATTCAGAATCTAGAGTTAGCGAATTCAGAATAACGgtgattatatttataaatgttttaGCTTTTCTAATTGCGTATGCATAA